A stretch of the Salmo salar chromosome ssa20, Ssal_v3.1, whole genome shotgun sequence genome encodes the following:
- the LOC106581097 gene encoding Friend leukemia integration 1 transcription factor isoform X1, whose translation MNMFQTVPDTSSYVKEALSVVSEDQSLFEPPYAAAAPLPKTDMTASGTQDYVQPHKINPLPPQQEWINQPVRVNVKREYDHINGSRESPVDCTVGGKCNKLVGGNDTSQMSYGSYMDEKNAPPPNMTTNERRVIVPADPSLWSQDHVRQWLEWAIKEYGLLEMDTAMLQNTDGKELCKMSKDDFLRLTTMYNAEVLLSHLNYLRESSSSLSYNTPSHMDQSPSLAAKEDPSYDAVRRTGWSNNMHSGKGSPVVTQSVSKSTEQPRPQPDPYQILGPTSSRLANPGSGQIQLWQFLLELLSDSANAGCITWEGTNGEFKMTDPDEVARRWGERKSKPNMNYDKLSRALRYYYDKNIMTKVHGKRYAYKFDFHGIAQALQPHPTESSMYKYPSDLAYVPSYHAHQQKVNFVSPHPPPMPVTSSNFFGPTAPYWSSPGGIYPNHSVPRHPNSHVPSHLGSYY comes from the exons GAGGCACTGTCAGTGGTGAGTGAAGACCAGTCCCTGTTCGAGCCTCCTTACGCTGCTGCTGCCCCTCTACCCAAGACAGACATGACTGCATCTGGCACACAGGACTACGTCCAGCCCCACAAAATCAACCCATTACCCCCTCAGCAAGAGTGGATTAACCAGCCAGTCCGAGTCAATGTCAAGAGAGAGTATGACCACATCAATGGATCCAG ggagtCCCCAGTGGACTGCACTGTGGGGGGTAAATGCAATAAGCTGGTGGGGGGCAACGACACATCTCAGATGAGTTACGGAAGCTACATGGATGAGAAGAATGCTCCGCCCCCCAACATGACTACCAATGAGAGGAGAGTGATCGTCCCCGCAG ATCCATCGCTGTGGTCTCAGGATCATGTCCGCCAGTGGCTAGAGTGGGCCATCAAGGAGTACGGCCTGCTGGAGATGGACACGGCCATGCTCCAAAACACAGACGGCAAGGAACTGTGTAAGATGAGCAAGGACGACTTCCTCCGACTCACCACCATGTACAACGCTGAAGTCCTGCTCTCTCATCTCAATTATCTCAGGGAAA GTAGCTCATCATTATCCTACAACACTCCATCTCACATGGATCAGTCTCCAAGCCTGGCTGCCAAAGAAG ACCCATCATATGATGCTGTACGGCGGACTGGATGGTCGAACAACATGCACAGTGGAAAAG GCTCGCCGGTGGTCACACAGAGTGTGTCCAAGTCCACTGAACAGCCCAGACCTCAGCCAG atccTTACCAGATCCTGGGGCCCACCAGCAGTCGACTGGCCAACCCAG GTTCTGGACAGATCCAGCTGTGGCAGTTCCTGCTGGAGCTCCTGTCAGACAGCGCCAATGCCGGCTGCATCACCTGGGAGGGCACCAACGGAGAGTTCAAGATGACTGACCCTGACGAGGTGGCGAGGCGATGGGGCGAGAGGAAGAGCAAGCCCAACATGAACTACGACAAGCTGAGCCGCGCCCTGCGCTACTACTACGACAAGAACATCATGACCAAGGTGCACGGCAAGCGCTACGCCTACAAGTTTGACTTCCACGGCATCGCCCAGGCTCTGCAGCCCCACCCCACAGAGTCCTCCATGTACAAATACCCCTCGGACCTGGCATACGTGCCCTCCTACCATGCTCACCAGCAGAAGGTCAACTTCGTGTCCCCACACCCTCCCCCCATGCCCGTCACCTCTTCTAACTTCTTTGGACCCACCGCTCCATACTGGAGCTCTCCAGGGGGCATCTACCCCAACCACAGCGTCCCCCGCCACCCCAACTCCCACGTGCCCTCCCACCTGGGCAGTTACTACTAA
- the LOC106581097 gene encoding Friend leukemia integration 1 transcription factor isoform X2: MDGTIKEALSVVSEDQSLFEPPYAAAAPLPKTDMTASGTQDYVQPHKINPLPPQQEWINQPVRVNVKREYDHINGSRESPVDCTVGGKCNKLVGGNDTSQMSYGSYMDEKNAPPPNMTTNERRVIVPADPSLWSQDHVRQWLEWAIKEYGLLEMDTAMLQNTDGKELCKMSKDDFLRLTTMYNAEVLLSHLNYLRESSSSLSYNTPSHMDQSPSLAAKEDPSYDAVRRTGWSNNMHSGKGSPVVTQSVSKSTEQPRPQPDPYQILGPTSSRLANPGSGQIQLWQFLLELLSDSANAGCITWEGTNGEFKMTDPDEVARRWGERKSKPNMNYDKLSRALRYYYDKNIMTKVHGKRYAYKFDFHGIAQALQPHPTESSMYKYPSDLAYVPSYHAHQQKVNFVSPHPPPMPVTSSNFFGPTAPYWSSPGGIYPNHSVPRHPNSHVPSHLGSYY; this comes from the exons GAGGCACTGTCAGTGGTGAGTGAAGACCAGTCCCTGTTCGAGCCTCCTTACGCTGCTGCTGCCCCTCTACCCAAGACAGACATGACTGCATCTGGCACACAGGACTACGTCCAGCCCCACAAAATCAACCCATTACCCCCTCAGCAAGAGTGGATTAACCAGCCAGTCCGAGTCAATGTCAAGAGAGAGTATGACCACATCAATGGATCCAG ggagtCCCCAGTGGACTGCACTGTGGGGGGTAAATGCAATAAGCTGGTGGGGGGCAACGACACATCTCAGATGAGTTACGGAAGCTACATGGATGAGAAGAATGCTCCGCCCCCCAACATGACTACCAATGAGAGGAGAGTGATCGTCCCCGCAG ATCCATCGCTGTGGTCTCAGGATCATGTCCGCCAGTGGCTAGAGTGGGCCATCAAGGAGTACGGCCTGCTGGAGATGGACACGGCCATGCTCCAAAACACAGACGGCAAGGAACTGTGTAAGATGAGCAAGGACGACTTCCTCCGACTCACCACCATGTACAACGCTGAAGTCCTGCTCTCTCATCTCAATTATCTCAGGGAAA GTAGCTCATCATTATCCTACAACACTCCATCTCACATGGATCAGTCTCCAAGCCTGGCTGCCAAAGAAG ACCCATCATATGATGCTGTACGGCGGACTGGATGGTCGAACAACATGCACAGTGGAAAAG GCTCGCCGGTGGTCACACAGAGTGTGTCCAAGTCCACTGAACAGCCCAGACCTCAGCCAG atccTTACCAGATCCTGGGGCCCACCAGCAGTCGACTGGCCAACCCAG GTTCTGGACAGATCCAGCTGTGGCAGTTCCTGCTGGAGCTCCTGTCAGACAGCGCCAATGCCGGCTGCATCACCTGGGAGGGCACCAACGGAGAGTTCAAGATGACTGACCCTGACGAGGTGGCGAGGCGATGGGGCGAGAGGAAGAGCAAGCCCAACATGAACTACGACAAGCTGAGCCGCGCCCTGCGCTACTACTACGACAAGAACATCATGACCAAGGTGCACGGCAAGCGCTACGCCTACAAGTTTGACTTCCACGGCATCGCCCAGGCTCTGCAGCCCCACCCCACAGAGTCCTCCATGTACAAATACCCCTCGGACCTGGCATACGTGCCCTCCTACCATGCTCACCAGCAGAAGGTCAACTTCGTGTCCCCACACCCTCCCCCCATGCCCGTCACCTCTTCTAACTTCTTTGGACCCACCGCTCCATACTGGAGCTCTCCAGGGGGCATCTACCCCAACCACAGCGTCCCCCGCCACCCCAACTCCCACGTGCCCTCCCACCTGGGCAGTTACTACTAA
- the LOC106581097 gene encoding Friend leukemia integration 1 transcription factor isoform X3 has protein sequence MSEALSVVSEDQSLFEPPYAAAAPLPKTDMTASGTQDYVQPHKINPLPPQQEWINQPVRVNVKREYDHINGSRESPVDCTVGGKCNKLVGGNDTSQMSYGSYMDEKNAPPPNMTTNERRVIVPADPSLWSQDHVRQWLEWAIKEYGLLEMDTAMLQNTDGKELCKMSKDDFLRLTTMYNAEVLLSHLNYLRESSSSLSYNTPSHMDQSPSLAAKEDPSYDAVRRTGWSNNMHSGKGSPVVTQSVSKSTEQPRPQPDPYQILGPTSSRLANPGSGQIQLWQFLLELLSDSANAGCITWEGTNGEFKMTDPDEVARRWGERKSKPNMNYDKLSRALRYYYDKNIMTKVHGKRYAYKFDFHGIAQALQPHPTESSMYKYPSDLAYVPSYHAHQQKVNFVSPHPPPMPVTSSNFFGPTAPYWSSPGGIYPNHSVPRHPNSHVPSHLGSYY, from the exons GAGGCACTGTCAGTGGTGAGTGAAGACCAGTCCCTGTTCGAGCCTCCTTACGCTGCTGCTGCCCCTCTACCCAAGACAGACATGACTGCATCTGGCACACAGGACTACGTCCAGCCCCACAAAATCAACCCATTACCCCCTCAGCAAGAGTGGATTAACCAGCCAGTCCGAGTCAATGTCAAGAGAGAGTATGACCACATCAATGGATCCAG ggagtCCCCAGTGGACTGCACTGTGGGGGGTAAATGCAATAAGCTGGTGGGGGGCAACGACACATCTCAGATGAGTTACGGAAGCTACATGGATGAGAAGAATGCTCCGCCCCCCAACATGACTACCAATGAGAGGAGAGTGATCGTCCCCGCAG ATCCATCGCTGTGGTCTCAGGATCATGTCCGCCAGTGGCTAGAGTGGGCCATCAAGGAGTACGGCCTGCTGGAGATGGACACGGCCATGCTCCAAAACACAGACGGCAAGGAACTGTGTAAGATGAGCAAGGACGACTTCCTCCGACTCACCACCATGTACAACGCTGAAGTCCTGCTCTCTCATCTCAATTATCTCAGGGAAA GTAGCTCATCATTATCCTACAACACTCCATCTCACATGGATCAGTCTCCAAGCCTGGCTGCCAAAGAAG ACCCATCATATGATGCTGTACGGCGGACTGGATGGTCGAACAACATGCACAGTGGAAAAG GCTCGCCGGTGGTCACACAGAGTGTGTCCAAGTCCACTGAACAGCCCAGACCTCAGCCAG atccTTACCAGATCCTGGGGCCCACCAGCAGTCGACTGGCCAACCCAG GTTCTGGACAGATCCAGCTGTGGCAGTTCCTGCTGGAGCTCCTGTCAGACAGCGCCAATGCCGGCTGCATCACCTGGGAGGGCACCAACGGAGAGTTCAAGATGACTGACCCTGACGAGGTGGCGAGGCGATGGGGCGAGAGGAAGAGCAAGCCCAACATGAACTACGACAAGCTGAGCCGCGCCCTGCGCTACTACTACGACAAGAACATCATGACCAAGGTGCACGGCAAGCGCTACGCCTACAAGTTTGACTTCCACGGCATCGCCCAGGCTCTGCAGCCCCACCCCACAGAGTCCTCCATGTACAAATACCCCTCGGACCTGGCATACGTGCCCTCCTACCATGCTCACCAGCAGAAGGTCAACTTCGTGTCCCCACACCCTCCCCCCATGCCCGTCACCTCTTCTAACTTCTTTGGACCCACCGCTCCATACTGGAGCTCTCCAGGGGGCATCTACCCCAACCACAGCGTCCCCCGCCACCCCAACTCCCACGTGCCCTCCCACCTGGGCAGTTACTACTAA
- the LOC106581097 gene encoding Friend leukemia integration 1 transcription factor isoform X6, producing MNMFQTVPDTSSYVKEALSVVSEDQSLFEPPYAAAAPLPKTDMTASGTQDYVQPHKINPLPPQQEWINQPVRVNVKREYDHINGSRESPVDCTVGGKCNKLVGGNDTSQMSYGSYMDEKNAPPPNMTTNERRVIVPADPSLWSQDHVRQWLEWAIKEYGLLEMDTAMLQNTDGKELCKMSKDDFLRLTTMYNAEVLLSHLNYLRESSSSLSYNTPSHMDQSPSLAAKEALVLNSWSAVKSPRTSERCTTPQPRVETGSTQREPGKRGRGTPTCHTSGVSVEFAWLTVFLTCCAHLDSGRPSQSVCLATPSPLPTSPLVSSWLLNSPDLSSPLLNDAPLTSHVHPCPSGLTQTLIETGIGTSPLSIVVNP from the exons GAGGCACTGTCAGTGGTGAGTGAAGACCAGTCCCTGTTCGAGCCTCCTTACGCTGCTGCTGCCCCTCTACCCAAGACAGACATGACTGCATCTGGCACACAGGACTACGTCCAGCCCCACAAAATCAACCCATTACCCCCTCAGCAAGAGTGGATTAACCAGCCAGTCCGAGTCAATGTCAAGAGAGAGTATGACCACATCAATGGATCCAG ggagtCCCCAGTGGACTGCACTGTGGGGGGTAAATGCAATAAGCTGGTGGGGGGCAACGACACATCTCAGATGAGTTACGGAAGCTACATGGATGAGAAGAATGCTCCGCCCCCCAACATGACTACCAATGAGAGGAGAGTGATCGTCCCCGCAG ATCCATCGCTGTGGTCTCAGGATCATGTCCGCCAGTGGCTAGAGTGGGCCATCAAGGAGTACGGCCTGCTGGAGATGGACACGGCCATGCTCCAAAACACAGACGGCAAGGAACTGTGTAAGATGAGCAAGGACGACTTCCTCCGACTCACCACCATGTACAACGCTGAAGTCCTGCTCTCTCATCTCAATTATCTCAGGGAAA GTAGCTCATCATTATCCTACAACACTCCATCTCACATGGATCAGTCTCCAAGCCTGGCTGCCAAAGAAG CCCTTGTTTTGAATAGCTGGTCTGCAGTCAAGTCTCCCAGGACGAGTGAGCGTTGCACCACACCCCAGCCCAGAGTGGAAACTGGCTCCACTCAGAGAGAAcctggaaaaagagggagagggactcCGACGTGCCATACTTCTGGGGTGTCTGTTGAGTTTGCATGGCTGACTGTGTTCCTGACCTGCTGTGCTCATCTGGACTCTGGTCGTCCTTCCCAGTCTGTCTGCTTggctaccccctctcctctccccacctctcctctcgtctcctcttggCTCCTCAACTCTCCTGACCTCTCGTCTCCTCTGCTGAATGATGCCCCACTTACGTCTCATGTCCACCCCTGCCCCTCTGGTCTGACTCAGACCCTAATCGAAACAGGTATAGGAACTTCCCCACTGTCTATAGTGGTGAACCCTTAA
- the LOC106581097 gene encoding Friend leukemia integration 1 transcription factor isoform X4 codes for MNMFQTVPDTSSYVKEALSVVSEDQSLFEPPYAAAAPLPKTDMTASGTQDYVQPHKINPLPPQQEWINQPVRVNVKREYDHINGSRESPVDCTVGGKCNKLVGGNDTSQMSYGSYMDEKNAPPPNMTTNERRVIVPADPSLWSQDHVRQWLEWAIKEYGLLEMDTAMLQNTDGKELCKMSKDDFLRLTTMYNAEVLLSHLNYLRESSSSLSYNTPSHMDQSPSLAAKEDPSYDAVRRTGWSNNMHSGKDPYQILGPTSSRLANPGSGQIQLWQFLLELLSDSANAGCITWEGTNGEFKMTDPDEVARRWGERKSKPNMNYDKLSRALRYYYDKNIMTKVHGKRYAYKFDFHGIAQALQPHPTESSMYKYPSDLAYVPSYHAHQQKVNFVSPHPPPMPVTSSNFFGPTAPYWSSPGGIYPNHSVPRHPNSHVPSHLGSYY; via the exons GAGGCACTGTCAGTGGTGAGTGAAGACCAGTCCCTGTTCGAGCCTCCTTACGCTGCTGCTGCCCCTCTACCCAAGACAGACATGACTGCATCTGGCACACAGGACTACGTCCAGCCCCACAAAATCAACCCATTACCCCCTCAGCAAGAGTGGATTAACCAGCCAGTCCGAGTCAATGTCAAGAGAGAGTATGACCACATCAATGGATCCAG ggagtCCCCAGTGGACTGCACTGTGGGGGGTAAATGCAATAAGCTGGTGGGGGGCAACGACACATCTCAGATGAGTTACGGAAGCTACATGGATGAGAAGAATGCTCCGCCCCCCAACATGACTACCAATGAGAGGAGAGTGATCGTCCCCGCAG ATCCATCGCTGTGGTCTCAGGATCATGTCCGCCAGTGGCTAGAGTGGGCCATCAAGGAGTACGGCCTGCTGGAGATGGACACGGCCATGCTCCAAAACACAGACGGCAAGGAACTGTGTAAGATGAGCAAGGACGACTTCCTCCGACTCACCACCATGTACAACGCTGAAGTCCTGCTCTCTCATCTCAATTATCTCAGGGAAA GTAGCTCATCATTATCCTACAACACTCCATCTCACATGGATCAGTCTCCAAGCCTGGCTGCCAAAGAAG ACCCATCATATGATGCTGTACGGCGGACTGGATGGTCGAACAACATGCACAGTGGAAAAG atccTTACCAGATCCTGGGGCCCACCAGCAGTCGACTGGCCAACCCAG GTTCTGGACAGATCCAGCTGTGGCAGTTCCTGCTGGAGCTCCTGTCAGACAGCGCCAATGCCGGCTGCATCACCTGGGAGGGCACCAACGGAGAGTTCAAGATGACTGACCCTGACGAGGTGGCGAGGCGATGGGGCGAGAGGAAGAGCAAGCCCAACATGAACTACGACAAGCTGAGCCGCGCCCTGCGCTACTACTACGACAAGAACATCATGACCAAGGTGCACGGCAAGCGCTACGCCTACAAGTTTGACTTCCACGGCATCGCCCAGGCTCTGCAGCCCCACCCCACAGAGTCCTCCATGTACAAATACCCCTCGGACCTGGCATACGTGCCCTCCTACCATGCTCACCAGCAGAAGGTCAACTTCGTGTCCCCACACCCTCCCCCCATGCCCGTCACCTCTTCTAACTTCTTTGGACCCACCGCTCCATACTGGAGCTCTCCAGGGGGCATCTACCCCAACCACAGCGTCCCCCGCCACCCCAACTCCCACGTGCCCTCCCACCTGGGCAGTTACTACTAA
- the LOC106581097 gene encoding Friend leukemia integration 1 transcription factor isoform X5 → MTASGTQDYVQPHKINPLPPQQEWINQPVRVNVKREYDHINGSRESPVDCTVGGKCNKLVGGNDTSQMSYGSYMDEKNAPPPNMTTNERRVIVPADPSLWSQDHVRQWLEWAIKEYGLLEMDTAMLQNTDGKELCKMSKDDFLRLTTMYNAEVLLSHLNYLRESSSSLSYNTPSHMDQSPSLAAKEDPSYDAVRRTGWSNNMHSGKGSPVVTQSVSKSTEQPRPQPDPYQILGPTSSRLANPGSGQIQLWQFLLELLSDSANAGCITWEGTNGEFKMTDPDEVARRWGERKSKPNMNYDKLSRALRYYYDKNIMTKVHGKRYAYKFDFHGIAQALQPHPTESSMYKYPSDLAYVPSYHAHQQKVNFVSPHPPPMPVTSSNFFGPTAPYWSSPGGIYPNHSVPRHPNSHVPSHLGSYY, encoded by the exons ATGACTGCATCTGGCACACAGGACTACGTCCAGCCCCACAAAATCAACCCATTACCCCCTCAGCAAGAGTGGATTAACCAGCCAGTCCGAGTCAATGTCAAGAGAGAGTATGACCACATCAATGGATCCAG ggagtCCCCAGTGGACTGCACTGTGGGGGGTAAATGCAATAAGCTGGTGGGGGGCAACGACACATCTCAGATGAGTTACGGAAGCTACATGGATGAGAAGAATGCTCCGCCCCCCAACATGACTACCAATGAGAGGAGAGTGATCGTCCCCGCAG ATCCATCGCTGTGGTCTCAGGATCATGTCCGCCAGTGGCTAGAGTGGGCCATCAAGGAGTACGGCCTGCTGGAGATGGACACGGCCATGCTCCAAAACACAGACGGCAAGGAACTGTGTAAGATGAGCAAGGACGACTTCCTCCGACTCACCACCATGTACAACGCTGAAGTCCTGCTCTCTCATCTCAATTATCTCAGGGAAA GTAGCTCATCATTATCCTACAACACTCCATCTCACATGGATCAGTCTCCAAGCCTGGCTGCCAAAGAAG ACCCATCATATGATGCTGTACGGCGGACTGGATGGTCGAACAACATGCACAGTGGAAAAG GCTCGCCGGTGGTCACACAGAGTGTGTCCAAGTCCACTGAACAGCCCAGACCTCAGCCAG atccTTACCAGATCCTGGGGCCCACCAGCAGTCGACTGGCCAACCCAG GTTCTGGACAGATCCAGCTGTGGCAGTTCCTGCTGGAGCTCCTGTCAGACAGCGCCAATGCCGGCTGCATCACCTGGGAGGGCACCAACGGAGAGTTCAAGATGACTGACCCTGACGAGGTGGCGAGGCGATGGGGCGAGAGGAAGAGCAAGCCCAACATGAACTACGACAAGCTGAGCCGCGCCCTGCGCTACTACTACGACAAGAACATCATGACCAAGGTGCACGGCAAGCGCTACGCCTACAAGTTTGACTTCCACGGCATCGCCCAGGCTCTGCAGCCCCACCCCACAGAGTCCTCCATGTACAAATACCCCTCGGACCTGGCATACGTGCCCTCCTACCATGCTCACCAGCAGAAGGTCAACTTCGTGTCCCCACACCCTCCCCCCATGCCCGTCACCTCTTCTAACTTCTTTGGACCCACCGCTCCATACTGGAGCTCTCCAGGGGGCATCTACCCCAACCACAGCGTCCCCCGCCACCCCAACTCCCACGTGCCCTCCCACCTGGGCAGTTACTACTAA